The Patescibacteria group bacterium genome window below encodes:
- a CDS encoding putative metal-binding motif-containing protein, whose protein sequence is MFISISLFLLSGCNLNDVCIEGVTSELAEIWHSDDDGDGHGQEDSPIMSCTQPDGYLADATDCDDGDATVYNGAPELCDGLDNDCDGDIDEGTWPDSDGDGVAASTDCDDADSDVAGPSTWYEDEDEDGYINPFNGVVDCTQPDGWALMVEDADCSEGDDSVYPGAPELCDGQDNDCDFVVDEGCE, encoded by the coding sequence ATGTTTATCTCTATTTCTTTGTTTCTGCTTTCCGGCTGCAACCTCAACGATGTTTGCATTGAAGGCGTGACGTCAGAGTTAGCTGAGATTTGGCACTCTGACGATGACGGGGACGGTCATGGTCAGGAGGATAGTCCCATCATGTCGTGTACTCAGCCCGATGGGTACCTGGCCGATGCGACCGACTGCGACGACGGCGATGCGACGGTTTACAACGGAGCCCCGGAGTTGTGTGACGGTCTCGACAACGACTGCGATGGAGACATCGACGAGGGTACTTGGCCCGACTCCGATGGCGACGGGGTGGCGGCCTCCACTGACTGTGACGACGCCGACTCAGATGTTGCTGGCCCGTCTACCTGGTACGAGGATGAGGATGAGGACGGGTACATCAACCCGTTCAATGGAGTTGTCGACTGCACTCAGCCCGATGGGTGGGCGCTGATGGTCGAAGATGCCGACTGTAGTGAAGGGGACGACAGTGTCTACCCCGGAGCGCCCGAGCTCTGCGACGGGCAGGACAACGATTGCGACTTCGTAGTCGATGAGGGCTGCGAGTAG
- a CDS encoding metalloregulator ArsR/SmtB family transcription factor: MLSEKEVRKNRQTFSETDITMAGVFKVLSDVNRYRIFMVLAKQPKLTVGDIARILNISVPLASQHIKILVHANILQKERNGKKVFPKLEHNNPFVQAVIKTIQQALK; encoded by the coding sequence ATGCTCAGTGAAAAAGAAGTGCGTAAAAATCGTCAAACATTCAGTGAAACCGATATAACCATGGCAGGGGTATTTAAGGTGCTCAGCGACGTGAATCGTTACCGCATTTTCATGGTGCTTGCCAAACAGCCCAAACTGACGGTTGGTGATATCGCCAGAATTCTCAACATTTCCGTACCGTTAGCCTCGCAACACATCAAAATTTTAGTACACGCTAATATATTGCAAAAGGAGCGAAATGGAAAAAAAGTTTTTCCCAAACTTGAACATAATAATCCATTCGTGCAAGCAGTCATTAAAACTATTCAACAAGCTCTTAAATAA
- the heR gene encoding heliorhodopsin HeR yields the protein MPNPNTFLNLRRWNIVMFCLHAVQAVAVLVLSNSFAVPLTTAFLSFNTQNFTLQQNLQELTTVSVGPLVAGFFALSALAHLMVSLPGIYEWYVNHLKKGANYARWVEYSLSSSLMIVVIGMLVGIYDVFSLLLMFGLNAMMILFGWMMELHNQSTKKTDWTAYIFGCIAGAIPWIVIACYLAFSGDADHHAPTFVYWIFFSMFLFFNSFAVNMLLQYKKIGKWKEYTYGEKVYIILSLVAKSLLAWQVFAGTLRPV from the coding sequence ATGCCGAACCCAAATACATTTCTTAATTTGCGACGCTGGAATATCGTCATGTTTTGTTTGCATGCCGTGCAAGCTGTCGCTGTACTGGTATTGAGCAATTCGTTTGCAGTACCACTAACGACTGCATTTTTAAGTTTCAATACTCAAAACTTCACGCTGCAACAAAATTTGCAAGAGTTAACTACTGTATCGGTAGGGCCCCTGGTGGCAGGTTTTTTTGCCTTGTCGGCCCTAGCACATTTAATGGTGTCGTTACCCGGTATCTATGAATGGTATGTGAACCATTTAAAAAAGGGCGCGAACTATGCTCGTTGGGTTGAATATTCACTGAGCTCGTCGCTGATGATTGTAGTGATTGGTATGTTGGTTGGTATCTATGATGTATTTAGTTTGCTGCTGATGTTTGGCTTAAATGCCATGATGATTTTGTTTGGCTGGATGATGGAATTGCATAATCAATCTACCAAAAAAACTGATTGGACAGCCTATATCTTTGGCTGCATTGCAGGAGCTATCCCTTGGATTGTGATTGCGTGCTATTTAGCCTTTTCCGGTGATGCGGATCATCATGCACCCACCTTTGTGTATTGGATTTTTTTCTCGATGTTTCTCTTCTTCAATTCATTTGCAGTGAATATGTTATTGCAATATAAGAAAATCGGGAAATGGAAAGAGTATACCTATGGCGAAAAAGTGTATATTATCCTAAGTCTGGTGGCGAAATCTTTACTGGCCTGGCAGGTGTTTGCCGGTACATTACGCCCTGTATAG
- the heR gene encoding heliorhodopsin HeR produces the protein MPITNKFRNLRRWNIAMFFLHSIQATIMLVVSNSFALPLTTLFVEFNPQTRSLGQDLQQLTTVPIAPLIAGFLALSALAHLIVSLPGVYQWYVKNLKSGANYARWVEYTFSSSLMIVVIAMLTGMYDVFSLVLMFSLNAMMILFGWMMELHNQSTQKTDWTAYIFGCIAGAIPWIIIACYLAFAGEGEFKAPTFVYWIFFSMFLFFNSFAINMVLQYKKVGKWKDYTYGEKVYIVMSLVTKSLLAWQVFAGTLRPV, from the coding sequence ATGCCAATAACTAACAAGTTTCGTAACTTACGCCGGTGGAACATTGCGATGTTCTTCCTGCATTCAATCCAAGCCACAATCATGCTGGTAGTCAGTAATAGCTTTGCGTTACCGTTGACGACATTGTTTGTTGAATTTAATCCGCAAACGCGCAGTCTCGGCCAAGATTTACAGCAACTGACCACAGTACCGATTGCCCCGTTAATTGCTGGATTTTTAGCCCTGTCAGCTTTGGCCCACTTAATAGTTTCATTGCCTGGTGTGTATCAATGGTATGTGAAGAATTTAAAGTCAGGGGCTAACTATGCTCGCTGGGTAGAGTATACCTTCAGTTCGTCGTTAATGATTGTGGTCATTGCGATGTTGACCGGCATGTATGACGTTTTTAGCCTGGTGCTGATGTTTAGTTTGAATGCCATGATGATTCTGTTTGGTTGGATGATGGAGCTACATAATCAATCCACACAAAAAACGGACTGGACAGCATACATCTTTGGTTGCATTGCTGGTGCCATTCCGTGGATTATCATCGCCTGCTATTTAGCGTTTGCTGGAGAAGGAGAATTTAAAGCCCCAACCTTTGTCTACTGGATTTTCTTCTCGATGTTCCTCTTCTTCAATAGTTTTGCGATAAATATGGTATTGCAATACAAGAAAGTCGGGAAATGGAAAGATTATACCTATGGTGAAAAAGTGTATATTGTCATGAGTTTGGTGACTAAATCACTCTTGGCTTGGCAAGTATTTGCCGGTACATTACGTCCAGTATAA
- a CDS encoding TerB N-terminal domain-containing protein, with protein sequence MNIFKKLFSPLIPRHQALVPSIPSILRNSFHIPQPTLSLLWFTDEPPSKIQSATTINITISLGPDGIRTNIPDRHNFFAEPSLIWTQLPVEQNDELEQDKLYYPSYTGLTPEQRYQYINWLRDVTQETNLSYVFLYYYGLERQLLVGNFDLAAEEILRLLNHHDKGTFRSYAQQALMVAIIHKKRIDFAQNNLSMLEGTSNEVLLIRRFLGENIQPQDIIQLASRVGFTNKRYVKQYPEEFKQELTKLVERFEQRQGSLLDIVPVEELKMSQVSVFANLSLPDEIRSIQLPQLLGHPTFASTLKSLLQDAHQSVKANHHTQKS encoded by the coding sequence ATGAACATTTTCAAAAAGCTTTTTTCACCTTTAATTCCAAGGCACCAAGCGCTAGTGCCAAGTATACCGTCTATACTGCGTAATTCTTTTCATATACCTCAACCTACGCTGTCCTTACTTTGGTTTACAGATGAACCCCCATCTAAAATTCAATCCGCCACTACCATCAATATCACTATTAGTCTGGGTCCAGACGGTATAAGGACTAACATACCAGATCGACATAATTTTTTTGCTGAACCCAGTTTAATTTGGACGCAATTACCAGTGGAGCAAAATGATGAGCTTGAACAGGATAAGCTTTACTATCCATCATATACTGGACTTACGCCTGAACAACGGTATCAATATATTAATTGGTTGCGGGATGTCACTCAAGAAACTAATCTAAGTTATGTCTTTTTATACTACTATGGTCTTGAGCGTCAGTTGCTGGTTGGTAATTTTGATTTGGCCGCTGAAGAAATTTTGAGATTATTAAATCATCATGATAAAGGGACTTTCCGATCCTACGCTCAGCAAGCCTTAATGGTTGCTATTATTCATAAAAAAAGGATTGATTTTGCGCAAAATAATTTATCAATGCTAGAGGGTACTTCCAACGAGGTACTTCTCATTCGTAGATTTTTAGGTGAGAATATACAACCGCAAGATATCATTCAATTGGCTAGCAGAGTAGGGTTCACGAACAAACGTTATGTTAAACAATATCCCGAAGAGTTTAAGCAGGAATTAACTAAGCTAGTAGAACGCTTTGAGCAAAGGCAGGGTTCTTTACTTGATATTGTTCCGGTAGAAGAATTAAAAATGAGTCAGGTGTCAGTATTTGCCAACTTGTCTTTGCCAGATGAGATTCGCAGCATACAGTTACCACAGTTATTAGGTCATCCAACCTTTGCCTCTACCCTAAAATCCTTACTACAGGACGCCCATCAGAGCGTAAAGGCTAATCACCATACTCAAAAAAGCTAG
- a CDS encoding HEPN domain-containing protein translates to MIDESIIHRNAIASDFRSYADRDYIAARTLFRNQCLDQFLTLAHQSIEKYLKSILLYNGVKVPRNATGNQWHELEYLYNLCKSNIPSFNIYKECLDLVKNLSVYNFVRYPDFPFYAKRSWLLVLDELVWQLRFFSCSDTQRINHFIKKIGWKKLEENTANNSANYFTNGYLEGILKDKSSKHHIERGNLVWKNLYFGKVKKKSIMFKQGFWSKNNHLFACSKEEQKNVYNAVKDYLYFTSAARKYFESIK, encoded by the coding sequence ATGATCGACGAAAGTATTATCCATAGAAATGCGATAGCTAGTGATTTTAGATCCTATGCTGATAGAGACTACATTGCTGCACGTACACTGTTCCGCAACCAGTGCTTGGATCAGTTCCTTACTTTAGCTCATCAAAGTATTGAGAAATATTTGAAATCGATACTTTTATACAACGGCGTAAAAGTTCCCAGAAATGCAACTGGTAATCAATGGCATGAACTAGAGTATTTGTATAATTTATGTAAATCTAATATTCCATCTTTTAACATCTACAAAGAGTGCCTTGATTTGGTAAAGAACTTAAGTGTTTATAACTTTGTTCGCTATCCTGATTTCCCATTTTATGCTAAACGATCTTGGTTACTAGTTTTAGATGAACTTGTTTGGCAGTTGAGATTTTTTAGCTGTAGTGATACTCAACGTATCAATCATTTTATCAAAAAAATCGGCTGGAAGAAGTTAGAAGAAAACACAGCCAATAATAGTGCTAATTATTTCACGAATGGTTATTTGGAAGGTATTCTAAAAGATAAGAGTAGCAAGCATCATATTGAGAGAGGCAATTTAGTTTGGAAGAATCTATATTTTGGGAAAGTAAAAAAGAAATCCATAATGTTTAAACAAGGGTTTTGGTCTAAAAATAATCATTTATTTGCTTGTTCCAAAGAAGAGCAGAAAAATGTTTATAATGCAGTAAAAGATTACCTGTATTTTACAAGCGCAGCAAGAAAATATTTTGAATCTATAAAATGA
- a CDS encoding Shedu immune nuclease family protein codes for MRAVKKKLKHVKIKNRTYGNALKGVCIYYEGKKPSNLKKDGMISFGKHILQKLQRKFPGNYKWIITDSDSHIDLFRGKYLVYTSKTLLSKMGGESITRNRDIKNDIVDHFFAATYPNHFAAEDIQVYVPGLLSKVISPAMIPQLSSEDRDVLNKFLPGYIASESISSVNLLKAQAQIKSLKELAAYLKKAIQSKHAESWWQKYIRDNILLIQQGYIKAIEKMNVAIGNTKLPDFALITHDNYLDILEIKKPDTNLLLPDDSRGNYYFDKEISKAIIQTENYMSQVHRHGDAIRSYLIDKHKIQLQVLRPRGIILAGNASILTEQKQKDDLRLLTQGLKDVVIVTYDELLSRLENYIDVLEAHTKK; via the coding sequence ATGAGAGCTGTAAAGAAAAAATTAAAACATGTCAAAATCAAGAATAGAACTTATGGTAATGCCCTTAAAGGAGTTTGTATTTATTACGAAGGCAAAAAGCCATCGAATTTAAAAAAGGATGGCATGATATCTTTTGGAAAACATATTTTGCAAAAGTTGCAACGTAAATTTCCAGGCAATTATAAGTGGATTATCACAGACTCAGATTCTCACATAGATCTTTTTAGAGGAAAATACCTTGTTTACACTTCAAAAACATTGCTTTCTAAAATGGGTGGAGAGAGCATTACACGAAACCGAGATATTAAAAATGATATTGTTGATCATTTTTTTGCTGCAACATATCCGAATCATTTTGCTGCTGAGGATATCCAAGTATATGTGCCAGGTTTATTATCTAAGGTTATTAGTCCAGCGATGATACCTCAGCTTTCCTCAGAGGATAGGGATGTTCTGAATAAGTTTTTACCGGGGTATATTGCATCTGAATCAATTAGTAGCGTTAACCTCTTAAAAGCCCAAGCACAAATTAAATCATTGAAAGAGTTGGCAGCTTATCTCAAGAAAGCCATCCAATCGAAGCATGCGGAGTCGTGGTGGCAAAAATATATTCGGGATAATATTTTACTTATTCAACAAGGGTACATTAAAGCAATAGAGAAAATGAATGTAGCAATTGGTAATACAAAATTACCTGACTTTGCTTTAATAACACATGATAACTATTTAGATATTCTAGAAATAAAAAAACCGGATACCAATCTGCTTCTGCCAGATGATAGCCGAGGCAATTATTACTTTGATAAAGAAATTTCTAAAGCTATTATTCAAACCGAGAATTACATGTCCCAAGTTCATCGTCATGGTGATGCTATTCGAAGTTATCTGATAGATAAACATAAAATTCAACTGCAGGTCTTGCGTCCACGAGGCATTATCTTAGCAGGGAATGCTTCCATTTTAACTGAGCAAAAGCAGAAAGATGACTTGCGACTACTCACGCAGGGATTGAAAGATGTGGTAATAGTCACTTATGATGAATTGCTTAGCCGTTTGGAAAATTATATTGACGTACTTGAAGCGCATACAAAAAAATAG
- a CDS encoding DNA modification methylase, which produces MNQPIQTVQVKIVDLNPAPYNPRRWDEAAKTHLKDSIQRFGLVDPIIVNNNPDRHNIVIGGHFRLHIAKELGYVEVPVIYLNIAEVAKEKELNLRLNRNVGSWNFELLKEFDLNLLLDVGFDDADLSIIWDEMLEVEDDHFHTQKEFKEAQHTTIQAGDLFALGDHRVICGDATQPEVIQALLGGQHVQMIYSDPPYNIALNYSKGISTQGKYGHSQLNDHQSDSEYQLFLQRSLETALTVLDDAGHVFYWCDERYIGLLQQLYTTVGINHKRVCLWIKNNHNMTPQVAFNKLYEPCVYGTRGKPYLAEIKNLHEILNKEVGTGNRAIDDLQDLLNIWFEKRLPGMQYTHPTEKPATLHEKPIRRCTKPGDRILDSFGGSGSTLIACEQLKRVAYVAEIDPIFTQLILNRYEQLTGNKAKQLNGTK; this is translated from the coding sequence ATGAATCAACCCATTCAAACCGTTCAGGTTAAGATAGTCGACCTAAACCCTGCCCCCTATAACCCGCGGCGCTGGGACGAAGCAGCCAAAACTCATCTCAAAGACAGCATTCAGCGCTTTGGCTTAGTAGATCCAATTATTGTTAATAATAATCCAGACCGTCACAATATTGTTATCGGAGGACATTTCCGGCTGCACATTGCAAAAGAACTAGGATATGTAGAGGTGCCCGTGATCTATCTCAATATCGCTGAGGTTGCCAAAGAAAAAGAACTTAATCTTCGGCTCAACAGGAATGTGGGGTCATGGAACTTCGAGTTGCTTAAAGAATTTGATCTGAACCTCTTGCTCGATGTTGGATTTGATGATGCAGACCTTTCTATCATTTGGGATGAAATGTTAGAGGTAGAAGATGATCACTTTCATACCCAAAAAGAATTCAAAGAAGCACAACATACTACTATTCAAGCTGGTGATTTGTTTGCGCTCGGTGATCATCGCGTCATTTGTGGTGACGCTACTCAACCCGAGGTGATTCAAGCACTGCTAGGAGGTCAGCATGTACAGATGATTTACTCTGATCCCCCATACAACATTGCCTTAAATTATTCTAAGGGTATAAGCACCCAAGGCAAGTATGGCCATAGCCAGCTGAATGATCATCAATCCGATTCTGAGTATCAACTATTTTTACAACGTTCCCTAGAAACCGCGTTGACAGTACTGGATGATGCAGGTCATGTGTTTTACTGGTGCGATGAGCGATATATTGGCTTGTTGCAGCAACTGTATACCACAGTAGGGATCAACCACAAACGGGTCTGTCTTTGGATTAAAAACAACCACAATATGACTCCCCAAGTGGCATTTAATAAACTATATGAACCATGTGTCTACGGCACTCGTGGTAAACCTTATCTGGCTGAAATTAAAAACCTGCACGAAATTCTGAACAAGGAAGTGGGTACCGGCAATCGCGCTATTGATGATCTCCAAGACCTCTTAAATATTTGGTTCGAAAAACGCCTGCCTGGAATGCAATATACACACCCCACTGAAAAGCCAGCTACCCTACATGAAAAGCCCATACGCCGTTGTACTAAGCCCGGTGACCGTATATTGGATAGCTTCGGAGGTTCTGGTTCAACGTTAATCGCCTGTGAACAACTAAAGCGGGTAGCCTATGTAGCTGAAATCGACCCTATTTTTACACAATTAATACTCAATCGCTATGAACAACTTACTGGAAATAAAGCCAAACAGCTCAACGGAACTAAATGA
- a CDS encoding site-specific DNA-methyltransferase encodes MNNLLEIKPNSSTELNEPQQLGYHYVMCGDATNPTDVAQLIGKQKINLVLTDPPYGVGYVESKQGFQTLRHEKVIANDHVQSEEEYQNFMEQWLKLTVPHLAKRNAFYVFNSDKMLFALRRAMDNHKLHFAQLLIWMKQHAVIGRLDYLPQHELIMYGWYGTHRFYKNKDKSVLFCPKPQRSRLHPTTKPVSLLRRLILNNTQVGDVVYDPFGGSGSTLIACEQTQRRCLMMELDPDYYTTILQRFEQHILKYGDQ; translated from the coding sequence ATGAACAACTTACTGGAAATAAAGCCAAACAGCTCAACGGAACTAAATGAACCACAACAGTTAGGTTACCACTACGTCATGTGTGGCGATGCTACTAATCCAACTGATGTCGCTCAACTGATAGGAAAACAGAAAATTAATCTAGTACTGACGGATCCACCGTACGGAGTTGGCTATGTAGAAAGTAAACAAGGTTTTCAAACTCTTCGTCATGAAAAAGTGATCGCTAATGACCACGTCCAAAGCGAAGAGGAATATCAAAACTTTATGGAGCAATGGCTAAAACTGACAGTGCCGCATTTAGCCAAACGGAATGCTTTCTATGTATTTAACTCAGATAAGATGCTATTTGCCCTCCGCCGTGCCATGGATAACCACAAGTTACACTTTGCTCAGTTACTAATCTGGATGAAACAACATGCTGTTATTGGTCGCTTAGATTACCTGCCACAACACGAGCTCATTATGTATGGCTGGTACGGCACGCATCGTTTCTATAAAAATAAAGATAAGTCCGTCCTCTTCTGCCCAAAGCCGCAGCGGAGTCGCCTGCACCCAACCACCAAACCAGTGAGTTTGCTACGCCGCCTCATACTGAATAATACCCAGGTGGGTGACGTTGTGTACGATCCCTTTGGTGGCTCAGGGTCGACGCTGATTGCATGTGAACAAACCCAACGCCGTTGTCTCATGATGGAACTTGATCCAGATTATTACACGACGATTCTACAACGCTTTGAGCAGCACATTTTGAAATATGGGGATCAATAA
- a CDS encoding recombinase family protein: protein MITTTLDTTRVNLKYCLYARKSSEEDERQAMSIESQVNEMLQLAEQQGLQVTDIRREAHSAKNSGQREVLNTLLADIATDMFDGILTWAPDRLSRNAGDLGSIVDLMDQGHIKEIRTHGQTFSNSPNEKFLLMILGSQAKLENDHRGLNVKRGLRAKAGTGWRPGMPPLGYNIMKAIGPNDKKIVIDPERAETIQLIFKKVGLYGFSGRMIHRWLKEETPFTTRSGNMLALSAIFRMMKNPFYYGMFEFPEGSGNWYVGKHDPLITKDVFDAANEQMQRPDTEITVWGAKNFHFTQLLTCGGCGSGVTAEEKFKKLLDGSKRRYVYYHCTRGRDVNCAEKFIREEELLKQLLYIIDQVDLNTIAAKRKFQEELERFRKFARGVLGQVTDGSTGQKVVDMKMYVRYVLQEGTREEKQEILKCLDSKLMLKDQKVNIEN, encoded by the coding sequence ATGATTACCACTACCCTAGATACAACTCGAGTCAACCTTAAGTACTGCCTGTATGCGCGTAAGTCTTCAGAGGAAGACGAACGGCAAGCCATGTCGATTGAATCACAAGTCAATGAAATGCTGCAGCTTGCTGAGCAACAGGGGCTACAGGTCACTGATATCCGCCGTGAGGCCCATTCAGCTAAAAATTCAGGCCAGCGCGAAGTCTTAAATACTCTCTTGGCAGATATTGCCACAGATATGTTTGATGGAATACTCACGTGGGCGCCAGATCGATTAAGTCGTAATGCTGGCGACCTAGGCTCAATTGTCGATCTGATGGATCAAGGGCACATCAAAGAAATTCGTACCCACGGCCAGACGTTCAGCAATTCACCTAATGAAAAATTCCTACTGATGATTCTGGGTTCTCAGGCCAAGCTGGAAAATGATCACCGGGGTCTTAATGTGAAGCGCGGCCTACGGGCCAAAGCCGGTACGGGCTGGCGTCCAGGGATGCCGCCACTTGGATACAACATCATGAAAGCGATTGGACCAAATGACAAGAAGATTGTGATTGATCCAGAGCGAGCTGAGACGATCCAACTGATCTTTAAAAAGGTAGGGCTCTATGGGTTTAGCGGCCGGATGATTCATCGCTGGTTAAAAGAAGAAACTCCCTTTACTACACGTAGTGGTAATATGCTGGCACTAAGCGCCATTTTCCGCATGATGAAAAATCCATTTTACTATGGCATGTTCGAATTCCCTGAGGGCAGCGGTAACTGGTATGTTGGTAAACATGACCCACTCATTACGAAAGATGTCTTTGATGCTGCTAATGAACAGATGCAGCGGCCAGATACTGAAATAACAGTCTGGGGAGCAAAGAATTTTCACTTTACACAACTCCTCACCTGCGGAGGATGTGGTTCAGGAGTAACCGCAGAAGAAAAGTTTAAAAAGTTGCTCGATGGAAGTAAGAGGCGGTACGTGTATTATCACTGCACACGAGGACGTGATGTGAACTGTGCCGAAAAGTTTATTCGGGAAGAGGAACTTCTAAAACAACTACTGTACATTATTGATCAGGTTGATTTAAACACGATTGCAGCTAAGCGAAAATTCCAGGAAGAACTAGAACGCTTCAGAAAATTTGCACGAGGCGTGCTTGGACAGGTGACAGATGGCTCAACTGGCCAAAAAGTCGTTGATATGAAGATGTATGTGAGATATGTGCTGCAAGAAGGAACTAGAGAAGAGAAGCAGGAGATACTAAAATGTTTGGATAGTAAGCTGATGTTGAAGGATCAGAAAGTGAATATTGAAAATTAA